A stretch of Telopea speciosissima isolate NSW1024214 ecotype Mountain lineage chromosome 11, Tspe_v1, whole genome shotgun sequence DNA encodes these proteins:
- the LOC122646553 gene encoding probable alpha,alpha-trehalose-phosphate synthase [UDP-forming] 9, whose amino-acid sequence MFSRSCANLLNLVSSREDFPNIGRKMNRLPRVMTVPGIISDFDDDYDDEGLSDCGGSDVVSSVSQERRIIVANQLPLKAQRDSERKKWSFEWDKDALVLQLKDGFSPDVEVVYVGCLKVEIDVSEQDEVAQLLLDKFRCVPTFLPPDIQNKFYHGFCKQHLWPLFHYMLPISPSHGARFDRVLWQAYVSANKIFADKVMEVINPDEDYVWIHDYHLMVLPTFLRKRFHRVKLGFFLHSPFPSSEIYRTLPVRDEILRALLNSDLIGFHTFDYARHFLSCCSRMLGLDYESKRGYIGLEYYGRTVSIKILPVGIHMGQLESVLSLSETAEKARELKERFEGKIVMLGVDDMDMFKGISFKFLAMGQLLEQHPELKEKVVLVQIANPARTQGKDVEEVQDETHLIAKSINEKYGIPGYEPIVFINGPVPTLEKAAYYAISECCVVNAVRDGMNLVPYKYTVCRQGSHVLDKALGIDGSNTPRKSIIVVSEFIGCSPSLSGAIRVNPWNISAVSEAMNLAITLPEAEKHMRHEKHYKYISSHDVGYWARSFDQDLERACREHFLRRCWGIGFGLGFRVVALGPNFRKLSVEHIVSAYKRTNSRVILLDYDGTMMPQASIDKTPSNEVISVLNSLCCDPKNIVFIVSGRGKDSLSKWFSPCEKLGIAAEHGYFTRWSRDSEWESPLLVTDFDWKKIAEPVMEPYTETTDGSYIEHKDSALVWHHQEADPDFGSCQAKELLDHLESVLANEPVVVKRGQHIVEVKPQGVSKGIVVENLISTMLSQTKPPDFVLCIGDDRSDEDMFESIARSVSNPSLPAIAEVFACTVGQKPSKAKYYLDDTVDVIKLLQGLATAAVQPPKSAHFQVSFEGSL is encoded by the exons atgtTCTCTAGATCGTGCGCGAATTTGTTGAATTTGGTCTCTTCCCGGGAGGATTTCCCCAATATCGGCAGAAAAATGAACCGGCTTCCAAGGGTTATGACAGTTCCTGGGATAATCTCTGATTTTGACGACGATTATGACGATGAGGGTCTCAGTGATTGCGGGGGTTCGGATGTAGTCTCCTCTGTTTCGCAGGAACGGAGGATTATTGTTGCAAATCAGCTTCCCTTGAAAGCTCAGCGTGATTCGGAGAGAAAAAAATGGTCTTTTGAATGGGACAAGGACGCGCTTGTGTTGCAGCTCAAAGATGGGTTCTCGCCTGATGTCGAAGTTGTTTATGTTGGTTGCTTGAAGGTTGAGATCGATGTTTCAGAGCAAGACGAGGTAGCCCAGTTGCTTCTCGACAAGTTTCGGTGCGTCCCTACCTTTTTGCCTCCCGATATTCAGAATAAGTTCTATCATGGCTTCTGTAAGCAGCACTTATGGCCTCTGTTCCATTACATGTTGCCTATATCGCCTAGTCATGGAGCTCGTTTTGATCGGGTTCTGTGGCAGGCCTATGTATCTGCCAACAAGATTTTTGCGGACAAAGTAATGGAAGTGATAAACCCAGATGAGGATTATGTGTGGATTCATGATTATCATCTGATGGTGTTGCCCACCTTCTTGAGGAAACGCTTCCACCGAGTAAAGCTTGGGTTTTTCCTTCACAGCCCTTTTCCCTCTTCAGAGATATATAGAACTTTGCCTGTGAGGGATGAGATCCTTCGGGCTTTACTGAATTCTGATCTTATAGGTTTCCATACGTTTGATTATGCAAGGCATTTCTTGTCCTGCTGTAGTAGGATGTTGGGTCTAGATTATGAATCTAAGAGGGGTTACATTGGGCTCGAGTATTATGGCCGTACTGTGAGCATTAAGATTTTACCAGTTGGGATACACATGGGTCAGCTTGAGTCTGTTCTGTCACTCTCAGAGACTGCCGAGAAGGCTCGAGAGCTGAAAGAACGATTTGAAGGGAAGATTGTAATGTTGGGTGTGGATGATATGGATATGTTCAAGGGTATTAGTTTTAAGTTTCTTGCAATGGGGCAGCTCCTAGAACAGCACCCTGAACTGAAAGAGAAGGTGGTTTTGGTTCAGATTGCGAATCCTGCGAGGACTCAGGGTAAGGATGTTGAGGAAGTTCAAGATGAGACACATCTCATTGCAAAATCAATCAATGAGAAGTATGGAATACCCGGGTATGAGCCGATTGTCTTCATCAATGGTCCTGTTCCTACACTTGAGAAGGCTGCATATTATGCTATTTCTGAATGTTGTGTGGTGAATGCTGTAAGGGATGGAATGAATTTGGTCCCTTACAAGTACACCGTTTGCAGACAAGGTAGCCATGTTTTGGACAAGGCTTTGGGTATTGATGGATCAAACACCCCAAGGAAGAGCATTATTGTCGTGTCTGAGTTCATTGGATGCTCGCCCTCCCTTAGTGGTGCCATTCGGGTCAATCCATGGAATATTAGTGCGGTCTCTGAAGCCATGAATTTGGCAATCACCCTGCCAGAGGCTGAAAAGCATATGCGGCATGAGAAACACTATAAGTATATTAGCTCTCATGATGTTGGCTATTGGGCTCGGAGTTTCGATCAAGACTTAGAGAGAGCTTGCAGAGAGCATTTCCTCAGGAGGTGTTGGGGcattgggtttggtttgggcttcaGGGTGGTTGCTTTGGGCCCTAATTTCAGGAAGCTTTCGGTTGAGCACATTGTCTCTGCATATAAGAGGACAAATAGCCGAGTGATCCTTTTGGACTATGATGGCACCATGATGCCACAAGCATCTATTGACAAGACTCCTAGCAATGAAGTCATTTCAGTCTTGAATAGCTTATGCTGTGATCCAAAGAATATTGTCTTCATTGTGAGTGGCAGAGGAAAGGATTCTCTAAGCAAATGGTTTTCTCCCTGTGAGAAGCTGGGTATTGCTGCTGAGCATGGCTACTTCACTAG ATGGAGTAGGGATTCTGAATGGGAGTCTCCTTTATTAGTCACAGATTTTGATTGGAAAAAGATTGCTGAGCCTGTGATGGAACCCTACACGGAGACAACCGATGGATCTTATATTGAGCATAAGGACAGTGCACTGGTCTGGCACCATCAAGAagctgaccctgattttggttCTTGCCAAGCAAAGGAGCTGCTCGATCACCTGGAGAGTGTGCTTGCAAATGAGCCTGTTGTCGTTAAAAGAGGTCAACATATTGTAGAAGTGAAACCTCAG GGTGTAAGCAAGGGTATAGTTGTTGAGAACCTTATATCAACAATGTTGAGTCAGACGAAGCCACCAGATTTCGTGCTGTGCATAGGAGATGATCGGTCAGATGAAGACATGTTCGAGAGCATTGCGAGATCTGTCTCAAATCCATCCTTGCCTGCCATTGCCGAAGTGTTTGCCTGCACTGTCGGTCAGAAGCCGAGTAAGGCAAAATACTACCTCGATGATACTGTTGATGTCATCAAGCTGCTTCAAGGTCTTGCCACAGCAGCAGTGCAGCCACCAAAGTCTGCACATTTTCAGGTGTCCTTTGAAGGGTCTCTTTGA
- the LOC122644797 gene encoding uncharacterized protein LOC122644797 yields MAEKQPLPKKPVFSGMTALSDKTMVVSFPKEFKMSAFEHYDGSTDPVQHLEGFNSIMAFCGASDAIMCRAFPPTSRKAARTWFTHLEPNSIHEFRQLNMAFTSAFTSSQSYKKTPVKLEVQELDPKVEYTALLARIRDKNLNWELCRSNPNNLMELQARCEKYMMVVETLNTKMDAQDSRTEKKRTEQDEKRSSEDDRKRTRRQSRTPPKYFERYTPFNQHRSKILMQIQNEKFIKWPAKIGNNPNKKNGDKFCHFHNGTGHNIDDYKYLKGEIESLIPRGYLGHYIHDRRNHECPDDLRRDRDNEQHGRGAKRD; encoded by the exons TGGGATGACAGCACTCTcggataaaaccatggttgtCTCTTTCCCCAAGGAGTTCAAGATGTCAGCATTCGAACATTATGATGGCAGCACCGACCCTGTTCAGCATCTGGAAGGTTTCAACTCAATTATGGCTTTTTGTGGGGCCTCCGATGCAATCATGTGCCGCGCCTTCCCCCCAACGTCGAGGAAAGCCGCTAGAACTTGGTTTACCCACCTAGAACCAAACTCTATTCATGAGTTTCGGCAGCTCAACATGGCCTTCACCTCTGCCTTCACGAGCAGCCAGAGCTACAAGAAAACACCG GTCAAGCTAGAAGTCCAGGAACTTGATCCTAAGGTAGAATACACAGCTCTACTAGCTAGGATCCGCGACAAGAACCTCAACTGGGAACTCTGTAGGAGTAATCCCAACAATCTGATGGAACTCCAGGCTAGATGCGAGAAGTACATGATGGTGGTGGAAACCCTAAACACAAAGATGGATGCCCAGGATAGTAGAACCGAGAAAAAGAGAACCGAGCAAGATGAAAAGCGATCCAGCGAAGACGACAGGAAGAGGACGCGACGCCAAAGTAGAACCCCTCCAAAGTACTTTGAACGGTATACTCCATTCAATCAACACCGTTCAAAAATCCTGATGCAGATCCAGAATGAGAAGTTCATCAAGTGGCCGGCGAAGATAGGTAACAACCCAAATAAGAAGAACGGTGATAAGTTCTGTCACTTCCATAACGGAACCGGGCACAACATTGATGACTACAAGTACCTCAAAGGGGAGATTGAGAGCCTAATCCCGAGAGGCTACCTGGGGCATTACATTCATGATCGTCGAAACCATGAATGCCCTGACGACCTTAGAAGGGACCGCGATAACGAACAGCACGGCCGCGGAGCAAAGAGAGACTAG